The Zingiber officinale cultivar Zhangliang chromosome 10A, Zo_v1.1, whole genome shotgun sequence genome contains a region encoding:
- the LOC122027291 gene encoding subtilisin-like protease SBT2.2 → MEGFLSLYLLILSFHGFLFWGFGQEDAAVYIVIMKQHPVTRHFGEMEFGGSGISHVDSGSFNTLNRQRNFSSTDRNYNSYLLRLQNSLLRRTLRGEKYIKLYSYRYLINGFSVLITSQQADKLLRRREVANVLLDFSVRTATTHTPEFLGLPQGAWIPEGGPEVAGEGIVIGFIDTGIDPTHPSFSDKLSINQFPVPHHFSGICEVMRDFPAGSCNRKLIGARHFAASAIIRGAFNATADHASPLDSDGHGTHTASIAAGNYGIPVVVSGHHFGNASGMAPHAHIAVYKALYRSFGGFAADVVAAIDQAAQDGVDIISLSITPNRRPPGLATFFNPIDMSLLAAVKAGIFVVQAAGNTGPAPKSMSSFSPWIFTVGASSHDRIYNNYLVLGNNLTISGVGLAPGTDGNLMYPLITATHALKNETTIENELYLHECQDSSLLKKKLIKGKILVCGYSIRYVLGLSSIKQALQTAKDTSAVGIVFYMDPFVIGFQLNPTPMPIPGLIIPSPDDSKLFLQYYNNSLHRGKNAKTIVKFGGVARILGGLKANYSISAPKVMYYSSRGPDPEDNSFLDADILKPNLIAPGNSIWGAWSSLGTESAEFQGEKFAMMSGTSMAAPHVAGLAALIKQKFPNFNPSAIASALSTTATRIDKQGAMIMAQRAYSNPDSTMSPATPFDMGSGFVNATAALDPGLIFESDYGDFLSFLCGINGSAPVVLNYTGQSCLFSTKTGSDLNLPTITVAFLNQSRTIMRRVTNTANDEYYSISWSAPHGVSVSVSPTRFFIGRGQQQNLTVVLNPTMNSSYASFGGIGIYGSQGHKVFIPLSVIMKTMNKAASDRND, encoded by the exons atggAAGGATTTCTGTCGCTGTACCTCTTGATTCTTTCCTTTCATGGATTTTTGTTTTGGGGCTTTGGCCAAGAGGATGCTGCTGTCTACATTGTGATCATGAAGCAGCACCCTGTGACTCGTCACTTTGGTGAAATGGAGTTTGGAGGCAGTGGGATTAGTCATGTGGATTCTGGGAGTTTCAATACCCTCAATAGGCAAAG GAACTTTTCGAGCACAGACAGGAATTATAATTCATATCTGCTTCGGCTTCAGAATTCTTTGTTGAGGAGGACATTGAGGGGAGAAAAATATATCAAGCTCTATAGCTATCGTTACTTAATCAATGGTTTTTCTGTTCTTATCACTTCTCAACAG GCTGACAAACTTTTGAGGAGGCGTGAAGTAGCAAATGTGTTACTGGATTTTTCAGTTAGGACTGCAACCACACATACTCCTGAATTTCTAGGTCTACCTCAAGGAGCATGGATTCCAGAGGGAGGTCCTGAAGTTGCTGGGGAAGGAATTGTCATTGGTTTCATTGACACAGGAATTGATCCAACTCACCCTAGCTTCTCAGACAAGCTTTCTATTAATCAATTTCCAGTACCACATCATTTTTCTGGTATTTGTGAAGTGATGAGAGACTTTCCGGCCGGATCTTGTAACAGAAAACTAATTGGAGCTCGTCATTTTGCTGCTTCAGCAATAATAAGAGGGGCTTTCAATGCGACCGCGGACCATGCTTCGCCATTAGATAGCGATGGACATGGGAC GCACACAGCATCCATTGCCGCCGGTAATTATGGAATCCCTGTTGTCGTGTCTGGCCATCATTTTGGGAATGCAAGTGGCATGGCCCCTCATGCACA TATCGCAGTGTATAAAGCTTTGTATAGAAGTTTTGGAGGTTTTGCAGCTGATGTTGTTGCTGCTATAGATCAG GCAGCTCAGGATGGTGTTGACATCATCAGTTTATCCATCACTCCCAATAGGCGACCTCCCGGTTTAGCAACATTCTtcaatccaatagatatgtcgtTGTTGGCTGCAGTAAAAGCTGGAATTTTTGTTGTTCAAGCAGCCGGCAATACGGGACCAGCACCCAAGAGCATGTCATCTTTTAGTCCTTGGATATTTACTGTAGGCGCATCCTCTCATGATAGAATCTACAATAACTATCTTGTACTTGGCAACAACTTGACAATTTCTGGAGTAGGACTTGCAC CTGGAACAGATGGTAACTTGATGTATCCTCTTATTACCGCCACTCATGCCTTGAAAAATGAAACGACAATTGAAAATGAACTGTACTTGCACGAATGCCAGGATTCAAGTCTATTAAAGAAAAAATTGATTAAAGGAAAAATACTGGTCTGTGGTTATTCCATCAGATATGTGCTGGGATTATCATCCATCAAACAAGCATTGCAGACAGCAAAGGATACAAGTGCAGTTGGAATTGTATTTTACATGGATCCATTTGTTATTGGGTTCCAACTCAACCCGACTCCCATGCCTATACCTGGTTTGATAATACCATCACCAGATGACTCGAAG CTATTTCTGCAATACTACAACAACTCCTTGCATAGAGGCAAAAATGCAAAAACCATAGTCAAGTTTGGTGGTGTTGCAAGAATACTAGGAGGCCTGAAAGCTAACTACAGTATCTCTGCGCCGAAAGTAATGTATTATTCTTCTAGAGGTCCAGATCCTGAGGACAATTCATTCCTTGATGCTGACATTTTGAAACCCAATTTAATTGCTCCTGGCAATTCCATATGGGGTGCTTGGAGTTCACTGGGCACAGAATCTGCTGAATTCCAAG GTGAGAAATTTGCAATGATGTCCGGGACAAGTATGGCAGCCCCACATGTCGCTGGGCTTGCTGCTCTGATCAAGCAGAAGTTTCCAAACTTTAATCCTTCAGCCATTGCTTCCGCTCTCTCTACTACCGCCACACGCATAGACAAGCAAGGTGCGATGATCATGGCGCAACGTGCATACAGCAATCCAGATTCCACCATGTCACCTGCAACACCATTCGACATGGGCAGTGGCTTTGTTAATGCTACTGCTGCTTTAGACCCTGGACTAATTTTTGAATCAG ATTATGGTGACTTTCTTTCCTTTCTGTGTGGGATCAATGGGTCTGCTCCAGTGGTTCTGAACTACACTGGCCAAAGCTGCTTGTTTTCAACCAAGACGGGCTCCGACCTAAACTTGCCTACCATTACAGTAGCATTTCTCAATCAATCTAGAACTATCATGAGAAGGGTTACCAACACTGCAAACGATGAGTACTACAGCATCAGCTGGAGTGCACCCCACGGAGTCTCTGTTTCAGTATCGCCTACCCGATTTTTCATCGGAAGAGGCCAGCAACAAAACCTAACTGTTGTCCTGAATCCAACCATGAATAGCAGTTATGCCAGCTTCGGGGGGATTGGGATTTATGGAAGCCAAGGCCATAAGGTGTTCATTCCCTTGTCTGTCATCATGAAGACCATGAACAAGGCCGCATCAGATAGGAACGACTGA
- the LOC122028012 gene encoding NAC domain-containing protein 21/22-like: protein MSVLSMVEAELPPGFRFHPRDDELICDYLAVKLAGNHGCSMMVDVDPNKCEPWDLPGTACVGGKEWYFFSLRDRKYATGQRKNRATVSGYWKATGKDRSVARKGVLVGMRKTLVFYQGRAPKGRKTDWVMHEYRMEDSASATQKMLPFKEDWVLCRVFYKGREVSSKASMEILSQDDSGPMLLPPLLDNYNSTDQTSLNLEGFGQVPCFSRIAPSHTPQVPTITPHLPSSERAISLPRCFPQIADLPNLGSGPNQFAADRKLMKSVLSKLEGGGSKQRMVQNLVVEDCLGSYSAQGGLPTAWIPF, encoded by the exons ATGAGCGTCTTGAGCATGGTGGAGGCAGAGCTGCCTCCAGGGTTCAGGTTCCACCCGAGGGACGACGAGCTCATCTGCGACTACCTTGCAGTGAAGCTCGCCGGGAACCATGGCTGTTCTATGATGGTGGACGTTGATCCCAATAAGTGCGAGCCATGGGATCTCCCTG GTACTGCATGTGTGGGTGGCAAGGAGTGGTACTTCTTCAGCCTTCGAGATCGGAAGTACGCAACCGGGCAGAGAAAGAACCGGGCAACTGTGTCAGGCTACTGGAAGGCCACCGGAAAGGATAGATCGGTGGCCCGGAAGGGCGTGCTGGTCGGGATGAGGAAGACTTTGGTTTTCTATCAAGGAAGAGCTCCCAAGGGAAGGAAGACAGATTGGGTCATGCATGAATATCGCATGGAGGATTCTGCTTCTGCAACCCAAAAGATGTTGCCCTTCAAG GAAGATTGGGTGCTGTGCAGAGTGTTCTACAAGGGAAGAGAGGTCTCCAGCAAGGCAAGCATGGAGATATTGAGCCAGGACGATTCGGGCCCGATGCTCCTCCCACCTCTCCTCGACAACTACAACTCCACTGACCAAACCTCACTCAACTTGGAAGGGTTTGGGCAGGTGCCCTGCTTCTCCAGAATAGCTCCAAGCCACACACCTCAGGTCCCAACCATAACCCCACACCTGCCATCATCCGAAAGGGCCATCTCGCTACCAAGATGCTTTCCTCAAATAGCTGACCTGCCTAACTTGGGCTCTGGACCCAACCAGTTCGCTGCTGACAGGAAGCTCATGAAATCAGTATTGAGCAAGCTGGAAGGTGGTGGCTCGAAGCAAAGGATGGTGCAGAATTTAGTAGTTGAAGACTGTTTGGGGAGTTACTCAGCACAGGGTGGTCTGCCTACAGCTTGGATCCCTTTTTGA
- the LOC122026861 gene encoding uncharacterized protein LOC122026861 isoform X2, with protein sequence MGSVGLFKRGWKRLHPKKQAFTSIGVAAGFARERLLFLFDRHWPLIYRLCVIAASFLLGILSQWRECAVGGVRSVFTLGPTALFVILWSCFLCLASTTSLVYVLLSLGAALVAVNYLSFTPGLFIVGHYGVLIIWIYGYFWMMTILLITAGYMFSLNRAYFLIFLATAYSIYSVYMRVGLLGVLLSMNLSFISNYILNKMHQRYNYTDESIHVEVQKDSEPVMEDFSVDTEYSPPITEPEHVECSKSACTAPEVSSITNTNKDASPSKVVVVEPSALVEMRRIMSCSNHYEVLGFLRNSNIDPKILKKEYRKKVLLVHPDKNLGTGSSLACESFDKLKFSYEVLSDLTKKKYYDEQLRKEEPGRVYQRSSTASQKVEFCSKESRRIECTKCGNSHTWICTNRNKARARWCQDCLQYHRAKDGDGWVETRHSTIMEIPRAYVCAESRIFDVSHWAICQGISCKPNIHGPTFHVNKRTEFELWLQKALASGIFSESPKL encoded by the exons ATGGGCAGTGTGGGCTTATTTAAGCGAGGCTGGAAACGGCTCCATCCAAAGAAGCAGGCCTTTACGAGTATCGGAGTTGCTGCTGGCTTCGCCAGAGAGAGGCTCTTGTTTCTATTTGACCGCCACTGGCCGCTGATCTATAGATTGTGCGTGATTGCTGCTAGCTTTCTACTTGGGATTTTGTCGCAGTGGAGAGAATGCGCTGTTGGAGGTGTAAGGTCCGTGTTTACTTTAGGTCCAACAGCTCTATTCGTCATTCTGTGGAGTTGCTTCCTTTGCTTGGCTTCAACGACATCACTAGTTTACGTGCTTCTGAGTCTG GGTGCTGCTTTAGTGGCCGTTAACTATTTGAGCTTTACACCTGGACTTTTTATTGTTGGGCATTATGGAGTTTTGATCATTTGGATCTACGGATACTTTTGGATGATGACAATTCTATTAATAACTGCAG GTTATATGTTCTCGCTCAATCGTGCTTACTTCTTAATCTTTCTGGCAACTGCATATTCCATTTATTCTGTCTATATGCGGGTGGGACTACTAGGAGTTCTCCTGTCGATGAATCTTTCGTTCATctctaattatattttaaataagatGCACCAAAGATACAACTATACTGATGAAAGCATACATGTGGAAGTGCAAAAGGATTCAGAACCAGTCATGGAAGACTTTTCTGTTGACACTGAATATTCTCCTCCAATAACAGAACCTGAACATGTGGAGTGTTCTAAATCAGCTTGCACTGCACCCGAGGTATCAAGTATTACAAATACTAACAAGGATGCTTCCCCTAGTAAGGTTGTTGTAGTCGAACCATCTGCATTGGTTGAGATGAGAAGGATAATGAGCTGTTCAAACCATTATGAAGTTCTGGGTTTTCTCAGGAACTCAAATATTGATCCTAAGATACTAAAGAAGGAATACCGTAAAAAG GTCTTGCTTGTGCACCCTGATAAAAATCTGGGGACGGGAAGTTCACTAGCATGTGAATCCTTTGACAAGCTGAAGTTCTCATATGAG GTTCTGTCAGATTTAACTAAGAAGAAATACTATGATGAACAATTGAGGAAGGAAGAACCTGGTAGAGTGTATCAGAGGTCTTCCACTGCATCTCAGAAG GTTGAATTCTGTTCAAAAGAATCCAGGCGCATTGAGTGCACCAAGTGTGGAAATTCTCATACATGGATATGCACTAATCGAAATAAAGCCAGGGCAAGGTGGTGTCAG GATTGCCTCCAGTATCATCGAGCCAAAGATGGAGATGGGTGGGTGGAAACTCGGCACTCGACAATT ATGGAAATACCACGAGCCTATGTATGTGCAGAGAGCAGGATATTTGATGTGTCGCATTGGGCAATTTGTCAG GGAATTTCTTGCAAGCCTAATATTCACGGACCAACCTTTCATGTGAACAAG AGGACTGAGTTTGAGCTGTGGCTCCAGAAAGCTTTAGCATCTGGCATCTTCTCTGAAAGTCCAAAGCTGTAG
- the LOC122026861 gene encoding uncharacterized protein LOC122026861 isoform X1, giving the protein MGSVGLFKRGWKRLHPKKQAFTSIGVAAGFARERLLFLFDRHWPLIYRLCVIAASFLLGILSQWRECAVGGVRSVFTLGPTALFVILWSCFLCLASTTSLVYVLLSLGAALVAVNYLSFTPGLFIVGHYGVLIIWIYGYFWMMTILLITAGYMFSLNRAYFLIFLATAYSIYSVYMRVGLLGVLLSMNLSFISNYILNKMHQRYNYTDESIHVEVQKDSEPVMEDFSVDTEYSPPITEPEHVECSKSACTAPEVSSITNTNKDASPSKVVVVEPSALVEMRRIMSCSNHYEVLGFLRNSNIDPKILKKEYRKKVLLVHPDKNLGTGSSLACESFDKLKFSYEVLSDLTKKKYYDEQLRKEEPGRVYQRSSTASQKVEFCSKESRRIECTKCGNSHTWICTNRNKARARWCQDCLQYHRAKDGDGWVETRHSTIMEIPRAYVCAESRIFDVSHWAICQGISCKPNIHGPTFHVNKVSLDRTQLRSNPSRYPWGLYAEMITED; this is encoded by the exons ATGGGCAGTGTGGGCTTATTTAAGCGAGGCTGGAAACGGCTCCATCCAAAGAAGCAGGCCTTTACGAGTATCGGAGTTGCTGCTGGCTTCGCCAGAGAGAGGCTCTTGTTTCTATTTGACCGCCACTGGCCGCTGATCTATAGATTGTGCGTGATTGCTGCTAGCTTTCTACTTGGGATTTTGTCGCAGTGGAGAGAATGCGCTGTTGGAGGTGTAAGGTCCGTGTTTACTTTAGGTCCAACAGCTCTATTCGTCATTCTGTGGAGTTGCTTCCTTTGCTTGGCTTCAACGACATCACTAGTTTACGTGCTTCTGAGTCTG GGTGCTGCTTTAGTGGCCGTTAACTATTTGAGCTTTACACCTGGACTTTTTATTGTTGGGCATTATGGAGTTTTGATCATTTGGATCTACGGATACTTTTGGATGATGACAATTCTATTAATAACTGCAG GTTATATGTTCTCGCTCAATCGTGCTTACTTCTTAATCTTTCTGGCAACTGCATATTCCATTTATTCTGTCTATATGCGGGTGGGACTACTAGGAGTTCTCCTGTCGATGAATCTTTCGTTCATctctaattatattttaaataagatGCACCAAAGATACAACTATACTGATGAAAGCATACATGTGGAAGTGCAAAAGGATTCAGAACCAGTCATGGAAGACTTTTCTGTTGACACTGAATATTCTCCTCCAATAACAGAACCTGAACATGTGGAGTGTTCTAAATCAGCTTGCACTGCACCCGAGGTATCAAGTATTACAAATACTAACAAGGATGCTTCCCCTAGTAAGGTTGTTGTAGTCGAACCATCTGCATTGGTTGAGATGAGAAGGATAATGAGCTGTTCAAACCATTATGAAGTTCTGGGTTTTCTCAGGAACTCAAATATTGATCCTAAGATACTAAAGAAGGAATACCGTAAAAAG GTCTTGCTTGTGCACCCTGATAAAAATCTGGGGACGGGAAGTTCACTAGCATGTGAATCCTTTGACAAGCTGAAGTTCTCATATGAG GTTCTGTCAGATTTAACTAAGAAGAAATACTATGATGAACAATTGAGGAAGGAAGAACCTGGTAGAGTGTATCAGAGGTCTTCCACTGCATCTCAGAAG GTTGAATTCTGTTCAAAAGAATCCAGGCGCATTGAGTGCACCAAGTGTGGAAATTCTCATACATGGATATGCACTAATCGAAATAAAGCCAGGGCAAGGTGGTGTCAG GATTGCCTCCAGTATCATCGAGCCAAAGATGGAGATGGGTGGGTGGAAACTCGGCACTCGACAATT ATGGAAATACCACGAGCCTATGTATGTGCAGAGAGCAGGATATTTGATGTGTCGCATTGGGCAATTTGTCAG GGAATTTCTTGCAAGCCTAATATTCACGGACCAACCTTTCATGTGAACAAGGTTAGTTTGGATAGGACACAGCTGCGATCTAATCCTTCTAGATATCCATGGGGATTATATGCTGAGATGATTACAGAGGACTGA